CGGACGCGACGGTACGCCCCTGCTCGTGGTCTGCAATCTCACGCCGGTGCCGCGGCATGCGCATCGCGTCGGAGTTCCCCTCGGCGGGCGCTGGCGGGAACTGCTCAACAGCGATGCGCAGACCTACGGCGGCAGCGGCCTTGGGAATCTGGGGTGGGTCAACACGCGGGGGGTTCCCCTGCATGGGCAGCCCGATAGCGTCGAACTGATGCTGCCGCCGTTGGCGGTGGTCTTCCTCAAACCGGACAGTTGAACGGGTCGATTCCCCTCCCGCATTTCTGGGGAGGGGACGGGGATCCGGTTGGCGGTCGGGCAATAATCGGACACGGAGGCACGGAATGGCAGCAGACCCCGGAAAGTTTGCAATCCTCGTCGGCGGCGGGCCCGCGCCGGGGATCAATAGCGTCATTGCCGCCGCGGTCCTCCGGATTCAGCATGCCGGCGGGGAGGTCCTCGGCGTGCGCAACGGGTTCTCCGAACTCATGCAGGGCCGGACCGAAGGCGCGTTCGCACTGTCGGGGGCCGAGGTCCGCGGCATTCACGTCGAGGGTGGAGCGATTCTGGGAACGTCGCGTGCCAACCCCACCAGGCGCGTCGAGGACCTGGAGCGGGTCGTGCAGACGCTGGCGCACCTCGGCGTCAACCGGCTCATCACCATCGGCGGCGACGACACGGCCTTTTCGGCGATGAAGGTGGCCGAGCGCGCCGGTGCGCAATTGCGCGTGGCCCACGTGCCCAAGACCATCGACGACGATCTGGATCTGCCGCCGCACATCAGCACCTTCGGTTTCCAGACCGCGCGTCATCTTGGCGTCGAACTCGTTCGCAATCTGATGACCGACGCGCGCACCACCGGCCGCTGGTACGTCGTCATCGCGATGGGCCGCAAAGCCGGTTCGCTCGCGCTGAGCATCGGGAAGGCGGCGGGCGCGGCGCTGACCCTGATCCCCGAAGAATTCGCTGCCGGCAAGGGCAGCCTCGACCGCATCGCCGACACCCTCGTCGGCGCGATCGTCAAACGCCGTGCGCAGGGCGGACGGCATGGTCTTGCGGTGCTCGCCGAGGGCGTTGCGGAAACCATTCCGGAAGGCGAGTTGCATCGCCTCGGCCCGGTGGAGCACGACGAACATGGCCATATCCGTCTGGCGGAGATCGATCTCGGTCGCGGCGTCCGCAAGGTGGTGGAAGAGCGCCTGCGCGCGCTCGGAATCCCGACCGGCATCGTCTCGAAGGACATCGGCTACGAGCTGCGCTGTGCCGACCCGATTCCGTTCGATGTCGAATACACGCGCGACCTGGGCTATTGCGCCGCGCAGTTTCTGCTCGACGGCGGTTCGGGGGCAATGGTTTCCGTACAGGAAGGCCGCTTTGTCCCGATTCCGTTTTCGACCATGATCGATCCGGCAACGGGGCGCACCCGCGTGCGCACGGTGGACATGGCTTCGCTGCGATACACCGTCGCGCGCCAGTACATGACACGGCTGGAGCGGCAGGATTTTTCCGATTCGGCACGCCTGGCCGCACTGGCCGGGCAATGTGCGATGGACCCGGCAGCGTTTCGGGACCGCTTTTTCTACGTTGTGGAGGGCGATTGACCACTGTTGCGGCGCAGGGTCCGGCGTTGGTGCCGGAGGAGGGCATGGCAGGTCCGGGGGCGGAGCGCGCGGCGCTCGCAGCGTTGTGCGAACAGCGCGGGGTCGCCCTTTTCTACTACGACATCTGGGGCACGCGCCGGGAGGTTCCGGAATCGGGGCTGCGCGCCCTGCTCCATGCGATGGGGGTGGCGGTCGATCAGCCCGGGGCGGCGCAAGCCGCCCTGCTGTCAGGGCCCCGGGGCCAGGGTGAGCCGGAGGATGCCATGCCGCTGCCACCGGTCGTGGTATTCGGGGAAGACGCGCAACCGGCAAGCGTGCCGGTCGCCGCACCGGATGGTGGCGAGAACTGGCACTGGGAACTGCAGGAAGAGTGCGGTCGCACGCACGTCGGCACCTGCCGGTCCGCCGAGGATGGCACGGGGCCGCGCATCGATCTGCCTGTCCTGCCCCCCGGCTACCATCGCGTCACGGTGTACTGCGGGGAATCCAAGCGCTGTTCCATGCAAGTGGTGACCGCCCCCGCCCGCTGTCATCTTCCCCCCGCCGTCCAGGACGGCGGGCGCGTCTGGGGATGGGCGGTGCAGCTCTACGCACTGCGTTCCCGGCGCAACTGGGGAATGGGGGACTTCACCGATCTCGAGAACCTGGTGCGCCTGGCGTCGCGACACGGAGCGGGTTTCGTGGGCTTGAATCCCTTGCATGCCCTGCATCCCGACAATCCGGCGCACGCGAGCCCGTACTCGCCGTCCTCGCGGCGATTCCTCGACGTGTTCTACATCGACGTCGAGGCGGTGGCGGATTTTGCCGAGTCGGCGGCGGTGCGTCGCCACGTCGCATCGCAGGCGTTCCAGAAGCGGCTCGCCGAATTGCGCGCAGCCGAACTCGTGGATTACATCGGCATCGCGGCGGCGAAGCTGCCGGTGCTGGAGAAACTGTACGACCATTTCCGTCGCAAGCATCTGTCTCCCGCTTCGCGCGCGCCGCGTCGACGCGGCGCAGGCGGCGATGGCATGGTTCTTCCCCCTCTCCCGCTTGCGGGAGAGGGCGGAGGTGAGGGTCTTGACGCCGCAACGGTCCGCGGCGCCGCCTTTCGCGAATTCCAGCGGTCCGGCGGGCTCGCCCTGCGCCGCTATGCCCTGTATGAGGCACTGCAGGAACACTTTCGCCGCCTGGACGCCAATACGTCCGGCTGGACGCAATGGCCCGAGGCGTATCGCGATCCGGGCTCGCGGGCGGTGCTTGAGTTTGCGGAGGAGCACGCCGAACGGGTCGAGTTTTTCGAGTATCTCCAGTGGCTGGCCGACATCCAGCTCGGCCGCGCCCAGGAAGTGGCGCGCGAATTCGGCATGGGCGTCGGCCTGTACTGCGATCTTGCCGTGTCCGTCGATCTCGGCGGTGCCGACGTGTGGGCCGAGCGCGATCTCTACGCCTGCGAGGCATCGGCCGGCTGTCCGCCCGATGACTTCAATCTGCGTGGGCAGGACTGGGGCTTGCCGCCGATGCTGCCGGATGCCATGCGCGAGCGGGGGTACGCGCCGTTCATTGCCGTGCTGCGCGCGAACATGCGC
This genomic window from Burkholderiales bacterium GJ-E10 contains:
- a CDS encoding 6-phosphofructokinase translates to MAADPGKFAILVGGGPAPGINSVIAAAVLRIQHAGGEVLGVRNGFSELMQGRTEGAFALSGAEVRGIHVEGGAILGTSRANPTRRVEDLERVVQTLAHLGVNRLITIGGDDTAFSAMKVAERAGAQLRVAHVPKTIDDDLDLPPHISTFGFQTARHLGVELVRNLMTDARTTGRWYVVIAMGRKAGSLALSIGKAAGAALTLIPEEFAAGKGSLDRIADTLVGAIVKRRAQGGRHGLAVLAEGVAETIPEGELHRLGPVEHDEHGHIRLAEIDLGRGVRKVVEERLRALGIPTGIVSKDIGYELRCADPIPFDVEYTRDLGYCAAQFLLDGGSGAMVSVQEGRFVPIPFSTMIDPATGRTRVRTVDMASLRYTVARQYMTRLERQDFSDSARLAALAGQCAMDPAAFRDRFFYVVEGD
- a CDS encoding alpha amylase, catalytic subdomain, which produces MTTVAAQGPALVPEEGMAGPGAERAALAALCEQRGVALFYYDIWGTRREVPESGLRALLHAMGVAVDQPGAAQAALLSGPRGQGEPEDAMPLPPVVVFGEDAQPASVPVAAPDGGENWHWELQEECGRTHVGTCRSAEDGTGPRIDLPVLPPGYHRVTVYCGESKRCSMQVVTAPARCHLPPAVQDGGRVWGWAVQLYALRSRRNWGMGDFTDLENLVRLASRHGAGFVGLNPLHALHPDNPAHASPYSPSSRRFLDVFYIDVEAVADFAESAAVRRHVASQAFQKRLAELRAAELVDYIGIAAAKLPVLEKLYDHFRRKHLSPASRAPRRRGAGGDGMVLPPLPLAGEGGGEGLDAATVRGAAFREFQRSGGLALRRYALYEALQEHFRRLDANTSGWTQWPEAYRDPGSRAVLEFAEEHAERVEFFEYLQWLADIQLGRAQEVAREFGMGVGLYCDLAVSVDLGGADVWAERDLYACEASAGCPPDDFNLRGQDWGLPPMLPDAMRERGYAPFIAVLRANMRRAGALRIDHVMGLARLFWVPRGGTPEAGAYVAYPFEDLLGIVALESRRSGCMVIGEDLGTVPDEVREGMARKGILSYRVLYFSRRHTDAYGDIYLSPAEFPADALVTATTHDLATLAGFWDDVDLQIRAELDLFPSEAMRERLFAGRKEERKQLLWALQREGLLPEGASPEPFAPEHMTPELAMAIQEYLARAPARMQVVQAEDVLGCREQANLPGTVDEVPNWRRKLPVDLEDWSGDARFTELARRLTAARSAA